CAGAGGACATAAAACGAATAGGGAAATGAGTCAAATACCTCACACAGCCATTGTTATCAATATCAGCAGCAAAAAACTGAGAGACAGACATTGTCTCACAAAGCACTTTCTTAGCCCGTTCCCTATTCCTCTTATCCACTCTCGCTTCAGCCAAGTACAAGAAAGCCCGAGCCACAGCTAATGTAGACACAAGCAGCCATATCGCAGCGAAAAGCCTACCGGGCAATGTCTTAAACGCCCTATCTCCATACCCAACAGTAGTAACCGACATAACTGACAGATAAAACGAATCCAACCACCCAATGTTCTCAATGAAATGCATAATCCCGACACCAACAGCAATGCATAAAACCACAACACCTAACGCCAAAGCCACTTTCAACCTAATCCTCATCCTCCCTTTCTTAACATCGATTATATAAGACCTCCTCTTCTCTGGCTCGTCTCTCCGCTGAGCAGAGTTTAACATATAGCTCTCTTGAAGGTCAAGAACATAAGAGACCATCCCACTAAGCAATATATCaatgaaaccaaacccaacaagcACAAACATGATAGAGAACAGCTTAGTAACCACACTATTCGGAGTGATGTCACCATAACCAATCGTGCACATCGTAACGATACAAAAGTACAACCCATCAACTACAGGATGGGTTTGATTCACAACGTAATGATCACGGTTAAGCCAATAGATAAGCACACCTAAGGAGAGATACACAACGAGAAGAGCAAAAGCTTGTCTTACAACAGATCGTGACGCCTCAGTGAGATCTTTCTGACGAATTGGGTGATGCACATCGTTGATTACAGCCATCGCTGGTGCGGTTTTAGAACGGTGAAGTGGATGGCCACCGTGAGAATGATTCGAGTATCCATCGGAAACCCATGGCTCCggttgtggtggtggtgttgaTGGTGGGAGGAGAGGCTCTAGGGTTGTGGAATCGGTGAAAGGGTTAACGgcggcggaagaagaagatggtgaggGTTGTTTCTGAGAGATGGAATCGATGAATTGAGAAGACGAATCACGCGGCGAACGTGAGAAGGGTCCGAAGATTAAACGGTCTTTGAACTCCGACGGTGTCATCGGCATCGGAATCGCGACTTCGTTGTCTTCAGGTAATGGAAACAGAAGCTGTGAAGGTCTTTTCATTCTCGGACTCATCATGTATTGAAGTAATGGGTCA
The sequence above is a segment of the Camelina sativa cultivar DH55 chromosome 10, Cs, whole genome shotgun sequence genome. Coding sequences within it:
- the LOC104718510 gene encoding two-pore potassium channel 3, giving the protein MANDGTDPLLQYMMSPRMKRPSQLLFPLPEDNEVAIPMPMTPSEFKDRLIFGPFSRSPRDSSSQFIDSISQKQPSPSSSSAAVNPFTDSTTLEPLLPPSTPPPQPEPWVSDGYSNHSHGGHPLHRSKTAPAMAVINDVHHPIRQKDLTEASRSVVRQAFALLVVYLSLGVLIYWLNRDHYVVNQTHPVVDGLYFCIVTMCTIGYGDITPNSVVTKLFSIMFVLVGFGFIDILLSGMVSYVLDLQESYMLNSAQRRDEPEKRRSYIIDVKKGRMRIRLKVALALGVVVLCIAVGVGIMHFIENIGWLDSFYLSVMSVTTVGYGDRAFKTLPGRLFAAIWLLVSTLAVARAFLYLAEARVDKRNRERAKKVLCETMSVSQFFAADIDNNGCVSKAEYVIYKLKEMEKITDKDIIPISKQFDKLDRCSNGKITLVDLLDSSSGD